The Flammeovirga kamogawensis genome includes a region encoding these proteins:
- a CDS encoding T9SS type A sorting domain-containing protein translates to MINKILRAVRVIFLLTFTICILPDTNAQIIQETHSTQAIGGALSTGGNYQHFATVGNLNLATQGGNYVNSSAFMSTSAAVDTTQSNTIDIYVNMNWAINEGLFNPSTDSLDIAGSMNDWQGGLFLSDPDSDGIYYAHVPEFDAYSYEYKVRINASWNTAEFPGGNNRIIELEAGENTINIWYNNENLHNPMVTFQLDITDALSIGDFPVGTAPKVTITNRLTQVATTYDLKSIDDTSYAISSYLFVAEDTIDYTYSLVDYYEQNIREYIVTESDNNIVDTLATEGLVLCTFTLNVDMNYQIEKGTFNPATDSLDVAGNFNNWGGSMLLVDTDEDGIYSADFSTNEIGNIEFKTRLNRSWNWGEHEFRGDSARTFYVDDNIHYSFDFAYNDEYINNPEVVFAVNMDKQIADGNFDPEIDHVELAIFTSSGKIKNYYLLEQLEANTYGIQLRAKNTDQIYNYSFLYKENDENNKVVFEDEWNTFVVPADGQYLEKWFNNDFNSLDLNVDMSLPIARGIFDPAIDTLDLASNFNAYGNGENRISFQDLDQDGIYTVHLEGFSQLDLEFKCKINNSWEHGRHEFGEALDRKIQLTSGHNVMDVFYGDENSAYPITTFKVDLSKQIADGNFDTPRLIDLIVFKEESDFQAYHYILKADTGNVYTTSIQLLDDAEEYIYKYRIVEYLDTGRIVYRENDFRNYIVDATGTNTITDTFDDYTFPTSVEFLVDMNAEINQNRFNPSEDYVDIAGDFNGWGDGEQFKLNDDNNDGIYTIKVENDLLNTINFKARKNGTWVPGSHEYGGTALTRTEYITPNQENVISYSYNDELLSNPVTTFEVNMEKAIYTALYNPTDEKQSLHLKVMGEDSTIVKHRYLLKLKENGIYTATSQLKNVNEAYTFKVVIETEIEGSAPKKVEEYAFRNYSVLPDSGNLVTFAFNNETLVNSLQLTVDMRWAAENNRFNPDSHAVNFIGSLSNWQNDIVLTDDDQDLIYSVFIDSIPTLSSEFKIRLNDSWNESELGFTNNRLLNLERGENTLAIFYDRENIDNPITSFEVDMSKIVLENELTNQGAVLLYVYENEQAEEPIKGYALTNKYDYVYGTSSQIKEVNASYVYKLAYQLNTEPETFENNFSAHKVVSATTLFHHFNNEEYYTGLTFTVDMNGMIENGRFNPAKDTLDIVGSMTEWSTNPITLSDNNNDNIYQGSFEVYNHAEDTITFKTRINGSWNDLMHEYPGGGQVRSIVPVQGETQQIVFDFDDEDVDNTAVIFKVNMAHQITLEKFDPTIEGAELRIKLFDGTQFSSYPLLQDEDGLYSFTTQKFDADSTFSFKVMYQYPNDSTVWDITEENETRAYVKANSQQTISFWFNDEMPEERFTAIWQVNMQSAISFSDFDVANDVVSIKGSFDNWADEVVLTKSDSSNIYTTSVALPESIIYYQLFVNGVAEAFVAQDESNNRSHHLSENNTIINVVYNFEEVEKITEEEVQTTEGDDGTVIVEIAIEVFEELEGEVTYQVMLANGDPLPDWIIFDPETMTFTVDPSKVPSGARVEDLISDLDIIILASDETGKSVAVEVTLPTEEIIADAQEEEDDEDVNGLEDELAALWNVYPTLVEDRTVIVPPTSEKYVLSIYSSTGKKVLEKELEGEQNILLPNLTSGLYILKINTPILSIEKKIVKK, encoded by the coding sequence GCCTCTTGGAATACCGCAGAATTTCCAGGAGGAAACAATAGAATTATTGAACTAGAGGCTGGAGAAAACACCATAAACATCTGGTACAATAATGAGAACCTCCATAACCCTATGGTTACGTTCCAATTAGACATCACAGATGCTCTTTCAATTGGTGATTTCCCTGTGGGTACTGCTCCAAAAGTAACTATTACTAATAGGTTAACCCAAGTAGCTACTACCTATGATCTAAAATCTATTGACGATACTAGTTACGCTATATCATCGTATCTTTTTGTTGCAGAAGACACTATAGATTATACGTATAGTTTAGTAGATTACTATGAGCAGAATATAAGAGAATATATTGTTACAGAAAGTGACAATAATATAGTGGATACATTAGCTACAGAAGGTCTTGTTCTGTGTACATTTACTTTAAATGTAGATATGAATTACCAAATTGAAAAAGGTACATTTAACCCTGCTACTGATTCTCTTGATGTTGCTGGTAACTTTAACAATTGGGGAGGTTCTATGCTATTAGTAGATACGGATGAAGATGGAATTTATTCTGCAGATTTCTCTACAAACGAAATTGGCAATATTGAATTTAAAACAAGATTGAACCGCTCTTGGAATTGGGGAGAACATGAATTTAGAGGAGATAGTGCAAGAACGTTTTATGTAGATGACAATATTCATTATAGCTTTGATTTTGCTTATAACGATGAATATATCAATAATCCTGAAGTGGTTTTTGCCGTAAATATGGACAAGCAAATTGCAGATGGTAATTTTGATCCAGAAATAGACCATGTAGAATTGGCTATTTTTACTTCTTCTGGTAAAATCAAAAATTATTATTTACTTGAACAACTAGAAGCAAATACATACGGTATTCAATTACGTGCTAAGAATACAGATCAAATCTATAATTACTCATTTTTATATAAGGAAAATGATGAGAATAATAAAGTCGTTTTTGAAGATGAATGGAATACATTTGTTGTACCTGCTGATGGGCAATATTTAGAAAAATGGTTTAATAATGACTTCAATAGCCTTGATTTAAATGTTGACATGAGTTTACCTATAGCTAGAGGAATTTTTGACCCTGCTATAGATACTTTAGATCTTGCTTCAAACTTTAATGCTTATGGAAATGGAGAGAATAGAATCTCCTTCCAAGACCTTGATCAGGATGGTATTTATACGGTTCATTTAGAAGGATTTTCGCAATTAGACCTTGAATTTAAATGTAAAATCAATAATTCGTGGGAACATGGACGACACGAATTTGGTGAAGCATTAGATCGAAAAATCCAATTAACATCTGGTCATAATGTAATGGATGTTTTCTATGGAGACGAAAATTCTGCTTACCCTATCACTACTTTTAAAGTCGATTTATCAAAGCAAATTGCAGATGGTAATTTTGATACTCCTAGGTTAATTGATCTCATTGTCTTTAAAGAAGAAAGTGATTTTCAAGCTTATCATTATATACTAAAAGCGGATACAGGTAATGTGTACACAACAAGTATTCAACTTCTAGACGATGCAGAAGAGTATATTTATAAATACCGTATTGTTGAATATCTAGATACAGGCAGAATAGTCTACAGAGAAAATGATTTCAGAAACTACATTGTAGATGCCACTGGTACAAATACTATCACTGATACTTTTGATGATTACACCTTTCCTACTAGTGTCGAATTTTTAGTAGATATGAACGCTGAGATTAATCAAAATAGATTTAATCCATCAGAAGATTATGTTGATATAGCGGGCGATTTTAATGGATGGGGAGATGGAGAGCAATTCAAACTAAATGATGACAATAATGACGGTATTTATACTATCAAAGTAGAAAATGATTTATTGAATACCATTAATTTTAAAGCTAGAAAGAACGGAACTTGGGTTCCTGGTAGTCACGAATATGGAGGTACTGCTCTTACCCGAACAGAATATATCACCCCTAATCAGGAAAATGTAATCAGTTATTCTTATAATGATGAACTGCTTTCTAACCCTGTTACTACTTTTGAGGTAAACATGGAAAAAGCTATCTATACAGCATTGTACAACCCTACTGATGAAAAGCAATCTTTGCATTTAAAAGTAATGGGAGAAGACAGTACTATCGTTAAACATAGATACCTCTTAAAATTAAAAGAAAATGGTATTTATACGGCAACTTCTCAGCTTAAAAATGTAAATGAAGCCTACACTTTCAAGGTGGTAATTGAAACTGAAATTGAAGGTAGTGCTCCTAAAAAAGTAGAAGAATATGCCTTTAGAAATTATTCGGTACTTCCGGATTCTGGCAATTTAGTCACTTTTGCTTTCAATAACGAAACCCTTGTTAATTCGCTTCAACTTACCGTTGATATGCGTTGGGCAGCAGAAAACAATCGTTTTAATCCAGATAGTCATGCTGTAAACTTTATTGGAAGCCTATCGAATTGGCAAAATGATATTGTTTTGACTGATGACGACCAAGACCTTATTTATTCCGTATTTATAGATTCTATTCCTACTTTATCATCTGAATTTAAAATTAGATTAAATGATAGTTGGAACGAAAGTGAATTAGGTTTTACAAACAATAGACTTCTAAATCTAGAAAGAGGTGAAAATACGTTAGCTATCTTTTATGATAGAGAAAATATAGACAATCCTATCACTTCTTTTGAGGTAGACATGTCTAAAATTGTACTTGAAAATGAGTTAACGAATCAAGGTGCGGTACTTCTATATGTTTATGAAAATGAACAAGCTGAAGAACCTATCAAAGGATATGCGTTAACGAACAAATACGATTATGTATATGGAACTTCATCGCAGATAAAAGAAGTAAATGCTTCTTATGTCTATAAATTGGCATATCAATTAAATACAGAACCAGAAACATTCGAAAACAATTTCAGCGCTCATAAAGTTGTATCTGCCACAACTCTATTCCACCATTTCAATAATGAGGAATATTACACAGGGTTAACTTTTACGGTTGATATGAACGGAATGATTGAAAATGGTCGTTTCAACCCAGCTAAAGATACGTTAGATATTGTTGGTTCAATGACTGAATGGAGTACAAATCCAATCACTTTATCAGACAATAATAACGACAATATTTACCAAGGAAGTTTCGAAGTTTATAATCACGCAGAAGACACCATTACATTTAAAACAAGAATAAATGGTTCTTGGAATGATCTTATGCATGAATATCCAGGAGGTGGACAAGTGAGGTCAATTGTTCCTGTACAAGGAGAAACACAACAAATAGTTTTTGATTTTGATGATGAAGATGTTGATAATACTGCCGTTATTTTTAAAGTAAATATGGCACATCAAATCACTTTAGAAAAATTTGACCCTACAATTGAAGGAGCTGAATTACGCATCAAGTTATTTGATGGAACACAGTTTTCTAGTTACCCTTTATTGCAAGATGAAGATGGATTGTACAGCTTTACAACTCAGAAATTTGACGCAGATTCTACATTCTCTTTCAAAGTGATGTACCAATATCCAAATGATTCAACGGTATGGGATATCACAGAAGAAAATGAAACTAGAGCATACGTAAAAGCAAATAGTCAGCAAACCATTTCGTTTTGGTTTAATGATGAAATGCCAGAAGAACGATTTACAGCCATTTGGCAAGTAAATATGCAATCAGCAATCAGTTTCTCAGATTTTGATGTTGCTAATGACGTTGTCTCAATCAAAGGTTCTTTTGATAATTGGGCTGATGAAGTAGTTCTTACAAAAAGTGATTCGTCTAACATTTACACTACATCTGTAGCATTACCTGAAAGTATTATTTACTATCAGTTATTTGTAAATGGCGTTGCAGAAGCTTTTGTTGCTCAAGACGAAAGTAATAACCGTTCGCATCACCTTTCAGAAAACAATACAATAATTAACGTAGTATATAACTTTGAAGAGGTAGAAAAAATTACCGAAGAAGAAGTACAAACAACTGAAGGAGACGACGGAACTGTAATTGTTGAAATTGCGATTGAAGTATTTGAAGAGCTGGAAGGAGAAGTTACTTACCAAGTAATGCTCGCCAACGGTGATCCTCTACCAGATTGGATTATTTTCGATCCTGAAACAATGACTTTTACTGTTGATCCTTCTAAAGTTCCTTCTGGAGCAAGAGTGGAAGACCTTATTAGCGATTTGGATATTATTATTCTAGCTAGTGATGAAACAGGTAAATCTGTAGCAGTTGAAGTTACACTCCCTACAGAAGAAATTATTGCAGATGCACAAGAAGAAGAGGACGACGAAGATGTAAATGGTTTAGAAGATGAACTTGCTGCACTTTGGAACGTCTACCCTACTTTGGTAGAGGATAGAACAGTAATTGTTCCTCCAACATCAGAAAAATATGTGCTTAGCATCTACAGTTCTACAGGTAAAAAAGTACTAGAAAAAGAGTTAGAAGGAGAACAAAATATTCTTCTTCCAAACCTTACTTCTGGTTTATATATCCTTAAAATAAATACACCAATCTTATCCATAGAGAAAAAGATTGTGAAGAAATAA